One part of the Mesotoga infera genome encodes these proteins:
- a CDS encoding type 1 glutamine amidotransferase yields DDLVNAGAVWVDEPALVDGNLVWGRVVKDIPDFCRKLVETLENGIR; encoded by the coding sequence AGACGACCTAGTAAATGCGGGTGCAGTCTGGGTAGACGAGCCAGCATTAGTTGATGGCAATCTGGTTTGGGGAAGAGTGGTGAAGGACATCCCTGACTTCTGCAGGAAACTGGTCGAAACTCTAGAAAATGGAATCCGTTAA